The following DNA comes from Vicinamibacteria bacterium.
CAGGGCTCGGCGCAACGCGCCCTCGTCGCGGACCCCCGGGCGTGAGCCCGCGCGGGTGGCTTGCCGCGATCCGGGAATGGATGGGCGTCGGGGGGGCGCGGCCCTCGCCCCCGCCCCCGACGCCGCCCCGCCCCCCCGCCCTGGCGGAAGAGGAGCTGCTGGCCCGGGCCGAGGAGTTCAACCGCCATGCGGAGGTCTACTGGCAGGACGTGCGCGACGAGCCCTCGGGCCGCGCCCACGTCCTGAACAAACCGTTTGCGAGCGTGGCCGACGCCCCCGGAGTGCTCTACCGTCTGGGGCTCGCCCTCTCGGAGTTGGACCTCGGCCTCGGGCACACGGTCCTCGACTTCGGGGCTGGGAGCTGCTGGCTCTCCTCCTGCTTGAACCGCCTCGGGTGCCGCACCATCGCCCTCGACGTCAGCCCCACCGCGCTCGAGCTGGGCCGCGAGCTGTTCCGGCTGGACAGCCGCCACCGCCCCCAGCTGGAGCCCCGGTTCCTGCCCTACGACGGACACCGCATCCCCCTCCCCGACGCTTCCGTGGACCGGGTGATCTGCTTTGACGCCTTCCATCACGTCCCCAACCAGGACGAGGTGCTCTCCGAGATCCATCGCGTCCTCCGCGGGGGCGGGCGGGCAGTCCTGGCCGAGCCCGGCGAGGGCCATTCCCACGGCGAGCTCTCGCTCTTCGAGGTCGGGCGTTGCGGCGTGCTCGAGAACGAGCTGGAGGTGGGCGAGCTGGACGAGCGGGCCCGCCGCGCCGGCTTCACGGACGTGCGGCTCAAGCCCTACCCCGACCCCGACACCCTCGCCCTGAGCGCCAACGACTACCGGCGGCTTCTGGAGGGGGATCTCGCCGTCTTTCCCCTGCGCGCGCTCCAGGAGAGTCTCCGCCGCTTCTTCTTGGTGACTCTGATGAAGGGGGAGCCGGTGCGGGACAGCCGCAACCCGGGGCGGCTCGCGGCCGAGATCCGGCGCCGCGGGCCCGAGGGGGCCTTGCGGGGACGCGGAGGGGCCCTGCTCGAGCTGCCGCTCACGGTGCGCAACACCGGCGACACCCATTGGCGGCACCAAGTGGACGAAGTGGGTGGTTACGTCATGTTGGCCGGACACCTCCTCGACCCCGACGGCCGCCTCCTGCGCCAGGGCTTCTTCCGGACCCCGCTGCCGGGCCCGGTGTCGCCGGGGGCGGAGGTGGATCTCGTGGCCGAGGTGCCCTTGCCCGCGGAGCTGGGGCGTTACCTCCTGCGGATGGACCTCGTCGACGAGCGCCTCATGTGGTTCAGCCAGGCGGGCTCGCCCACCCTCGACCTGGCCCTGCAGGTGGACGCCCTCGCCCCGGGTACCGATCCCGAGGGCCTGCGCGCTCTGCTCTCGGCCTCCGTGCCCGCGGGCGGTCTGCGGGCCGCGGCCGGGGTGCTCGTGACCTTCCCGGTGCGGCTGTCGAACCGGGGCCGGGAGGCCTGGCCGAACGCGCCCGAGCCCCGCCCGGGCTCGGTGAGTCTGGCCGGGCACCTGCTGGACGGTCAAGGCGAGGTGATTACCCGCGACGTCCTCCACCTCGCGCTCCCCCGGCCGGTCGCGCCGGGTGAGGGGGTGGAGATGGACTGCGTTTTTCGCGCCCCCGTGGCCCCCGGCCGCTATCGACTGAAGCTGGACCTCGTGATGGAGCTCGTCTGCTGGTTCGAGCAGCGGGGCTCCTCACCCCTGGAGGTGGACCTTCTGGTCACGGAGGAAGCCCCCGACAGCACGAACCCCGGCCTCCTGCGCGCGATGATCGAGCTCGCGGAAGCCGCGCCCCCCCGCGCCCGTCCCCAAGCCCGTCTGTCCGTCCGCGTGCGTCTGACCAACATGGGCAACACGCTTTGGCGCTGCC
Coding sequences within:
- a CDS encoding class I SAM-dependent methyltransferase, with the translated sequence MSPRGWLAAIREWMGVGGARPSPPPPTPPRPPALAEEELLARAEEFNRHAEVYWQDVRDEPSGRAHVLNKPFASVADAPGVLYRLGLALSELDLGLGHTVLDFGAGSCWLSSCLNRLGCRTIALDVSPTALELGRELFRLDSRHRPQLEPRFLPYDGHRIPLPDASVDRVICFDAFHHVPNQDEVLSEIHRVLRGGGRAVLAEPGEGHSHGELSLFEVGRCGVLENELEVGELDERARRAGFTDVRLKPYPDPDTLALSANDYRRLLEGDLAVFPLRALQESLRRFFLVTLMKGEPVRDSRNPGRLAAEIRRRGPEGALRGRGGALLELPLTVRNTGDTHWRHQVDEVGGYVMLAGHLLDPDGRLLRQGFFRTPLPGPVSPGAEVDLVAEVPLPAELGRYLLRMDLVDERLMWFSQAGSPTLDLALQVDALAPGTDPEGLRALLSASVPAGGLRAAAGVLVTFPVRLSNRGREAWPNAPEPRPGSVSLAGHLLDGQGEVITRDVLHLALPRPVAPGEGVEMDCVFRAPVAPGRYRLKLDLVMELVCWFEQRGSSPLEVDLLVTEEAPDSTNPGLLRAMIELAEAAPPRARPQARLSVRVRLTNMGNTLWRCRPPGGRGQVALGGHLLDERREVLAQDHWRTPLPRDVPPGDRLEIRAEVEVPSAPGRYALELDMVDEGIAWFGSLGSPTLQIPFEVAGGPL